The Oncorhynchus tshawytscha isolate Ot180627B linkage group LG05, Otsh_v2.0, whole genome shotgun sequence genome includes a window with the following:
- the LOC112251082 gene encoding myocilin has product MWLLLSVCVFCLLGCSEGQDRATLWRGNDHSGRCQYTFTVPSPSETSCSPTVSGGPEMEGLKARLSLLEVLVARLTGGEIGGPGAGSQSQAGLQEALTQAMGERILLQGEKERLERDVEGLQRRMEEMRRETERLQSRPCYPQPPLLPPSIPLQDSGLRPAGGAGVLSHLVSRPGRQWDTGSLRDPAWQYGGNPVLQELKAEVTEIPAPSPEGPEDSTGCGELISIGEPVSHRKADSIAGKYGVWMQDPEAVAPYGGKMVWRIDTVGSEVRQLFGYEDMDQLSKGFPSKVLLLPEPVESTGATLYRGSLYYQRRRSRTLLRYDLVSESIAARRDLPHAGFHGQFPYSWGGYTDVDLGVDEQGLWAVYSTNKAKGAIVVSQLDPHSLAVKRSWETSIRKTSVANSFVICGRLYTVASYTAPNTTINFMFDTATGQGKEVALPFRNKYRYNSMVDYNHAQRKLFAWDNFHIVSYDVRLGHQ; this is encoded by the exons ATGTGGCTGCTGcttagcgtgtgtgtgttctgtctgctgGGGTGCAGTGAGGGGCAGGACCGTGCCACTCTCTGGAGGGGGAACGACCACAGCGGGCGCTGCCAGTACACCTTCACCGTGCCCAGCCCCAGTGAGACCAGCTGCTCCCCTACAGTCTCCGGAGGACCAGAGATGGAGGGGCTCAAGGCTAGACTCAGCCTGCTGGAGGTATTGGTGGCCAGGCTGACTGGAGGGGAGATAGGGGGTCCTGGGGCTGGGTCCCAGTCCCAGGCTGGTCTCCAGGAGGCTCTGACCCAGGCTATGGGAGAGAGGATCCTGctgcagggagagaaagagcgtctggagagagatgtggaggggcttcagaggaggatggaggagatgaggagagagacggagagactgcAGAGCAGACCTTGTTACCCACAACCCCCTCTGTTGCCACCCAGCATCCCACTACAGGACAGTGGTCTGCGACCTGCCGGAG GTGCTGGTGTTCTCTCTCACCTGGTTTCCAGACCTGGAAGACAATGGGACACTGGCAGCCTGAGAG ACCCAGCATGGCAGTATGGTGGTAATCCAGTGCTCCAGGAGTTGAAGGCTGAAGTGACTGAGATTCCTGCTCCTAGTCCTGAGGGCCCAGAGGACagcacag gCTGTGGAGAGTTGATATCAATAGGTGAGCCAGTGTCCCATCGTAAGGCTGACAGTATAGCTGGTAAGTACGGGGTGTGGATGCAGGACCCAGAAGCTGTGGCGCCCTATGGAGGGAAGATGGTGTGGCGCATTGATACagtggggtcagaggtcagacagCTCTTTGGTTACGAAGACATGGATCAGCTCTCTAAAGGCTTCCCCTCCAAG GTGTTGCTGTTACCGGAGCCAGTGGAGAGTACTGGAGCGACTCTGTACCGCGGCTCTCTGTACTACCAGCGCCGCCGCAGCCGCACCCTGCTGAGGTACGACCTGGTGTCTGAGAGCATCGCCGCCCGCCGAGACCTGCCCCACGCTGGCTTCCATGGCCAGTTCCCCTATTCCTGGGGGGGCTACACCGATGTGGACCTGGGGGTGGACGAGCAGGGCCTGTGGGCTGTCTACAGCACCAACAAGGCTAAAGGAGCCATAGTGGTGTCCCAGTTGGACCCACACAGCCTGGCGGTGAAGAGGAGCTGGGAGACCAGCATCAGGAAGACCAGCGTGGCTAACTCCTTCGTCATCTGTGGTCGTCTGTACACAGTGGCCAGCTACACGGCTCCCAACACCACCATCAACTTTATGTTTGACACAGCTACTGGCCAGGGGAAGGAGGTGGCGCTACCCTTCAGGAATAAGTACCGCTACAACAGCATGGTGGACTACAACCATGCCCAGAGGAAGCTCTTCGCCTGGGACAACTTCCACATCGTGTCCTACGATGTCAGGCTGGGCCACCAGTAG